One Malania oleifera isolate guangnan ecotype guangnan chromosome 10, ASM2987363v1, whole genome shotgun sequence genomic region harbors:
- the LOC131167012 gene encoding uncharacterized protein LOC131167012 — MTSPKKQDFNENGKIGDSDRVDRSNSEGSHDSSSFGVVSVDSDASGVRSGENGGSRDEIGVTERSTDILVDGDGDLLLQQEDRVIQWLQALDLQVMGACRADERLKPLLKLNVSSGMAEERLLTHLNQHFEASEVGMLARCLCIPLVSIRVGKIMKQGTLLCPTATRGSLNLTLLPTSDLRISFVGDDGCTERLSTLSNGQCSAVAIEGILAESSGRSFLIKVPGGEVFYFWCSEKSKLLGIELLSKMKDILERKPSLSELTGISEARLDCFATHLRAYLVGSTVKNPQASSTTAETISLDITLEHSESTRNAHLLSVSSKSLRSRHNGTQAVKANSPYQGSLSPRSSSFKEGLPRSLSSLRSAAREKLRRRGDGHLSATDNEPVFTSITVAATSSLESGKDKPAGVTGTGPLSTSFLESLRASAVSIAMSPVPPHPPPGSSFFSPYYCWCPPIASTLQYTVAPPQHSISPEPSLPPLSSLLPATGPSSMLTSMPTLDLSKIPSVVDFPAFLPEPLVRLPFTTHSAQQIPTFTPLMCDPIVHVPVIDVCSAGQGYLVSAGPSISTSMPPLHPKIVNPLIPEAESVVEKGARETLRLLISGSNQSSPQLMDVLPAVLTNSDEKQSVLVTGSRGLYNGTRDVGALASSIAAMGLASLSVRSVAAGSVVKRCSGHEDRENQTEGSGGTGGPSADEERRD; from the exons ATGACTAGCCCTAAGAAGCAAGATTTTAATGAGAACGGCAAGATCGGCGACTCAGATCGCGTTGATAGGTCCAACAGCGAAGGATCACATGATTCGTCGTCCTTTGGTGTTGTTTCTGTTGATTCTGATGCGTCGGGCGTCCGATCTGGCGAGAACGGTGGTTCTCGTGATGAGATCGGGGTAACGGAGCGATCAACGGATATTCTTGTTGATGGAGATGGAGATCTGTTGCTTCAGCAGGAAGATAGAGTCATACAGTGGCTGCAGGCTCTGGATTTGCAGGTAATGGGGGCTTGCCGCGCCGATGAGAGATTGAAGCCATTGCTGAAGCTCAATGTTTCGAGCGGTATGGCTGAAGAACGACTCCTGACCCATCTGAATCAG CACTTCGAGGCATCGGAAGTTGGTATGCTAGCCAGATGCTTGTGCATTCCTCTTGTATCGATTCGTGTTGGAAAGATAATGAAGCAAGGGACTCTCCTATGCCCGACTGCCACAAG GGGAAGTTTAAATCTGACACTCTTGCCGACATCTGATTTACGCATTTCATTTGTTGGGGATGATGGTTGCACAGAGAGATTGTCTACTTTAAGCAATGGCCAGTGCTCTGCTGTAGCAATTGAAGGAATTCTAGCTGAAAGTTCTGGTCGATCTTTTCTCATAAAGGTCCCTGGTGGTGAAGTTTTTTACTTTTGGTGTTCAGAGAAATCAAAGCTCTTAGGGATTGAGTTGCTTTCTAAG ATGAAGGATATACTTGAGAGGAAGCCATCCCTTTCTGAACTGACAGGAATCAGTGAGGCACGGCTTGACTGCTTTGCAACTCATCTCCGTGCCTATCTTGTTGGTTCGACGGTGAAGAATCCTCAAGCAAGTTCGACAACTGCAGAAACCATTTCCCTCGATATTACACTTGAACATTCTGAATCGACTCGAAATGCCCATTTACTGTCCGTATCATCTAAGTCATTGCGCTCCCGACACAATGGAACTCAAGCAGTGAAGGCAAATTCACCATATCAAGGTAGCCTCAGTCCAAGAtctagttcatttaaagaaggcCTTCCTAGAAGTTTGTCTTCCTTGAGAAGTGCTGCTAGAGAGAAGTTAAGACGTCGTGGGGATGGCCATCTCTCAGCTACTGACAATGAACCTGTTTTTACATCCATCACCGTGGCTGCAACTAGTTCTTTGGAGTCTGGAAAGGACAAACCTGCTGGAGTAACTGGAACTGGTCCCCTGTCTACAAGTTTCCTGGAATCTTTAAGGGCATCTGCTGTTTCAATTGCTATGAGCCCAGTACCTCCACATCCTCCTCCTGGTTCATCATTTTTTTCTCCTTACTATTGTTGGTGCCCACCAATTGCATCAACACTGCAATACACTGTAGCACCTCCGCAGCACTCTATATCACCTGAGCCATCTCTGCCGCCACTTTCATCTTTGTTACCCGCCACTGGACCCTCTAGCATGTTAACGTCAATGCCAACCCTTGATTTGTCCAAGATTCCTTCAGTGGTAGATTTTCCAGCTTTCCTTCCTGAACCATTGGTTCGATTGCCTTTCACCACCCATAGTGCACAGCAGATTCCGACCTTCACACCTTTGATGTGTGACCCCATTGTTCATGTTCCAGTTATTGATGTTTGCTCCGCTGGCCAAGGGTATCTGGTGAGTGCTGGGCCTTCCATTTCAACAAGCATGCCTCCTTTGCACCCTAAAATTGTGAACCCATTGATTCCAGAGGCTGAATCTGTGGTGGAGAAGGGTGCTAGAGAGACTCTACGGCTGCTCATCAGTGGTTCCAACCAGAGTAGCCCACAGTTAATGGATGTGTTACCTGCAGTTCTAACAAACTCTGATGAAAAACAAAGTGTGTTGGTTACTGGAAGCCGGGGTCTCTACAATGGAACCAGAGATGTTGGTGCCCTAGCCAGCAGCATTGCAGCAATGGGGTTGGCCTCATTATCTGTGAGATCTGTAGCAGCAGGTAGCGTAGTCAAGAGATGCAGCGGCCATGAAGATAGGGAGAACCAGACGGAGGGGTCTGGAGGCACTGGTGGACCGAGTGCAGATGAGGAGAGAAGGGATTGA